The genomic DNA CACCCAAATGCCAAGCACGATTAATACAAATGTCTGATAACCAAACGATACCAACCAATATTGCCCGATGGAGAACGGGTACGGTGAACCGGTCAAACCGTTCACAACCTGCATTGGAGCGGACCAGTCGATGGTCCCGAAACGATACGAGGCAAGACCCAGAATGCCTAGATGTAAGATCACGTTGACGCCTGTCAGGAAGATCGATCCAGCAATCAGTTTCGCTGTCAGTAACTTCGTCCGACCGTTCACAGCAGGCAGTTGGTATTGATCAACGCCCGAAACCCGCTCTTTGGAATAGATGAACGCAATCAGCAACAGCAAAGGGAACAGCAGGACAGCAACGCCGGTTTGAGTCGTGAACGCTACTGCTTTTTCTGCCGGGATGTGGTACTGGATCGTGTCCAGATTGATTTGTTTCAACAGACTGATATGTAAGGCACGGTCCCGTTCGTCAAAGCCCGGTTCAACCGTTTTATTCGCTAGCGCTTCCAGCCCCTGCGCTTTAAAAATTTGTGCTTCTTCGATGTTATACAGATGGGCGAATGCTTCATTTTCGTATGAAGTGGCGGAACCAAACTGATTATCTAGATCATAATCTTCATCATTAATTTTATTTGCGCGGTCATGTATTTTCTTAAATGTTTCTGCTGTCGCCGGACCTTCCCATGCGGCATACTTCGCGCGGACGTTTGCTTCCTCTTCTGAAAATACGGACGACATCAAGTACAGCAGTAAGGCGACGATGAACAGCAGGGCAGGAATTGATGTACAGAGTTTATACAATTCAAAGCGTATCAACTGGCTCATGCACTTTTTCCTCGTCCGTCCAAATGATACAAATATAAGTCTTCCAGCTGCGGCTCATCTTGAACCGCCTTCGGATGCGGCAGTTGGCTTGAAATGATTCGGACCCGGTTTTTACCTTGTCGCGTCTGTTGGATTGATCCAATTTGATATGTCTCTTGTAAATCGAGTAATTCCTGGTCCGTCACATCAACAGTCCAGATTTCCGTCGCAATTTCATCCAACAGCTCATACGGATTGGCTTGTTTGATGATGCGTCCCTGTTTCATCAAAATGATTTCACGCGCTATCGATCCGACATCGGAAACGATATGGGTCGACAGCAGTACAATTCGCTTCCGGGCAATCGACGCAATCAGATTCCGGAAATGAATCCGTTCCTTTGGATCAAGGCCGGCCGTCGGCTCATCA from Exiguobacterium sibiricum 7-3 includes the following:
- a CDS encoding ABC transporter permease, producing MSQLIRFELYKLCTSIPALLFIVALLLYLMSSVFSEEEANVRAKYAAWEGPATAETFKKIHDRANKINDEDYDLDNQFGSATSYENEAFAHLYNIEEAQIFKAQGLEALANKTVEPGFDERDRALHISLLKQINLDTIQYHIPAEKAVAFTTQTGVAVLLFPLLLLIAFIYSKERVSGVDQYQLPAVNGRTKLLTAKLIAGSIFLTGVNVILHLGILGLASYRFGTIDWSAPMQVVNGLTGSPYPFSIGQYWLVSFGYQTFVLIVLGIWVLTISFFAKTAIQAILWSSILMGVPLLYQFVISSIFFPETKLFEQGILFFPSRALLTGEVFKTYQTIHLGIPLLLPVAILLVQLVVTLIVLKFLYQTSRKRQVV